The Eubacteriaceae bacterium Marseille-Q4139 genome has a window encoding:
- a CDS encoding recombinase family protein: protein MAKKEEIKITALYERLSRDDEQVGESNSIQNQKMYLEEYARQHGMRNIRHFSDDGYSGTNFNRPGFNALLEEIEAGHVAVLIVKDLSRFGRNYLQVGYYTEVVFPKKGIRFIAINNSVDSAAPSDNDLTPFLNIMNEWYAKDTSNKIKAVFKARMKNGMRCSGSIPYGYKRTKEDKQQLLVDEPAAEVVRKIFRLACQGIGVTTIAEMLSAEKILIPSAHAAKYFPENCRHSEVADPYRWSATTVGYILDRQEYLGHTVLGKSICENFKTKQRRAATADELMIFPDTHEAIIEQDTWDIAHKLRLQKRPKAANGTYTHRLSGLIYCADCGARMNFCSPDRVKSGKRFDSDSAFQCGNYRNTAGQCVSHFVKTSVLEAVILQAIQVVSKYALENEAEFVSHLKSIWNENQSKNTDSGQRELEEARKRMAELDTMIQNLYESSVKGVLPERQAQRMIQQYDEEQILLERRVQELESQIQQETVKKADTERFLALVRKYRDCTELTDAMLYSFIDRVEVHEATGGRTIYRQQNIDIHFNFIGSYYPPVETVSEEERIAAIDAEQKRKKKEKGRRANERRKQKIEALRLASEAGDPEAIAQYEQHLSKLRERNQKYRQKVREAREADPEYLRQLDEKERIRQERLLETERKRIERATRKKKLSRAELKEKVKTDPEAAEQWAAMKAKEAEARQRKKEREEARIASDPEYAAMIAGRKAEYTRTRTAKRKAEHDALVELARTDPEAARQLAEKRKYQSEATTKSRQKMKAAAEAGDPDGIRRYEAYLAMRREDYHKKNQSKEEISA from the coding sequence GTGGCAAAGAAAGAAGAAATCAAAATCACAGCGTTGTATGAGCGACTGTCCAGAGATGATGAACAGGTCGGAGAATCCAACAGTATCCAGAATCAGAAAATGTACCTTGAAGAATATGCCCGTCAGCACGGCATGAGAAATATCCGGCATTTTTCGGACGATGGGTACAGCGGTACGAACTTCAATCGTCCCGGCTTTAACGCCCTTCTGGAAGAAATTGAAGCAGGTCATGTGGCTGTCCTGATCGTAAAGGATTTAAGTCGTTTTGGCAGAAACTACCTGCAAGTCGGTTACTATACCGAGGTTGTTTTCCCGAAAAAGGGCATCCGGTTTATCGCCATCAACAACAGCGTGGACAGCGCAGCCCCCTCAGACAATGACCTTACCCCGTTTTTGAACATCATGAATGAGTGGTATGCGAAAGATACCAGCAACAAAATCAAGGCGGTATTCAAAGCCCGGATGAAGAACGGCATGAGGTGCAGCGGCTCTATCCCCTATGGCTACAAGCGCACCAAAGAGGACAAGCAGCAGCTGCTCGTGGATGAACCGGCTGCCGAGGTTGTCAGGAAAATCTTCCGTCTGGCTTGTCAGGGCATTGGAGTAACTACCATTGCCGAAATGCTGTCAGCGGAAAAGATACTAATACCGTCCGCTCATGCCGCCAAGTATTTTCCTGAAAATTGCAGACATAGCGAGGTTGCAGACCCTTACCGCTGGAGTGCAACCACCGTAGGGTACATTCTGGACAGGCAGGAATATCTGGGACATACGGTGCTGGGCAAATCTATCTGCGAGAATTTCAAAACGAAGCAGCGCAGAGCCGCCACAGCCGATGAACTGATGATTTTCCCCGATACCCATGAAGCCATCATTGAACAGGACACATGGGATATTGCCCATAAACTGCGGTTGCAGAAGCGTCCGAAAGCAGCCAACGGAACCTATACCCACCGTCTGTCCGGCTTGATTTACTGTGCAGACTGCGGCGCAAGGATGAATTTTTGCAGCCCGGACAGGGTGAAAAGCGGAAAACGGTTTGATTCAGATTCAGCTTTTCAGTGCGGAAATTATCGGAATACTGCCGGTCAATGTGTATCCCATTTTGTCAAAACATCGGTTCTGGAAGCGGTAATTTTACAGGCAATCCAAGTGGTCAGCAAATATGCCCTTGAAAATGAAGCCGAGTTTGTTTCCCATCTCAAAAGCATCTGGAATGAAAACCAGAGCAAGAACACAGACAGCGGACAGCGGGAACTGGAAGAAGCCAGAAAGCGCATGGCAGAGCTGGACACCATGATCCAAAACCTGTACGAAAGCTCCGTAAAAGGTGTGCTGCCGGAACGACAGGCGCAGCGCATGATTCAGCAGTATGATGAAGAACAAATCCTTCTGGAACGGCGGGTACAGGAGCTGGAAAGCCAGATTCAGCAGGAAACCGTAAAGAAGGCGGATACTGAGCGTTTTCTGGCACTGGTCAGGAAATACCGTGACTGTACAGAACTGACCGATGCCATGCTCTACTCTTTCATCGACCGGGTGGAAGTTCACGAAGCAACTGGTGGGCGCACCATCTACCGCCAGCAGAACATCGACATCCACTTTAATTTCATCGGCAGCTACTACCCGCCTGTTGAAACTGTGTCCGAAGAAGAACGGATTGCCGCCATAGATGCGGAGCAAAAACGGAAGAAGAAGGAAAAAGGCAGACGAGCCAATGAACGCAGGAAACAGAAAATAGAAGCTCTACGGCTGGCATCAGAAGCCGGTGATCCGGAAGCCATTGCCCAATATGAACAGCATTTGAGCAAACTGCGGGAGCGAAACCAGAAGTACCGCCAGAAGGTTCGGGAAGCCAGAGAAGCTGACCCGGAATATCTCCGGCAGCTGGATGAAAAAGAGCGTATCCGTCAGGAAAGGCTGCTGGAAACCGAGCGTAAGCGTATAGAACGAGCCACCCGGAAAAAGAAGCTGTCACGAGCAGAGCTGAAAGAAAAAGTCAAAACTGACCCGGAAGCTGCCGAGCAATGGGCGGCAATGAAAGCCAAAGAAGCCGAAGCCCGGCAGCGCAAAAAGGAGCGTGAAGAAGCCCGGATAGCGTCAGACCCGGAGTATGCGGCTATGATAGCAGGGCGTAAGGCTGAATATACCCGCACACGGACAGCCAAACGCAAGGCTGAACACGATGCACTGGTTGAGCTTGCCAGGACTGACCCGGAAGCTGCCCGGCAGTTGGCTGAAAAGCGGAAATACCAGAGCGAAGCAACCACAAAATCCCGTCAGAAAATGAAAGCGGCGGCAGAAGCCGGTGATCCCGATGGTATCAGGCGTTATGAAGCCTACCTTGCCATGCGCAGGGAGGATTATCATAAAAAGAACCAAAGTAAGGAGGAAATTTCAGCATGA
- a CDS encoding PcfB family protein, translating into MQEEVENRTLTLVVSGTKFTGRLFKAAICKYLAHRKEKKLRKQRIRDAPVKPQGKQTVKQLIGQNQGVSNIEITDPSIKEFEKIARKYGVDYAVKKDRSSSPPKYLIFFKGRDADALTSAFTEYTNKKVKKVEKSERPSVLAKLSQFKELVKNAVVDRTKRKELER; encoded by the coding sequence ATGCAGGAAGAAGTAGAAAACAGAACTTTGACGCTGGTAGTCAGCGGTACAAAGTTCACTGGGCGTCTGTTTAAGGCTGCCATTTGCAAATATCTTGCCCACCGCAAGGAAAAGAAGCTGCGAAAGCAGAGAATCCGGGACGCGCCTGTGAAGCCCCAGGGCAAGCAGACGGTGAAACAGCTGATCGGCCAGAATCAGGGCGTTTCCAACATCGAGATCACCGACCCCTCCATCAAGGAGTTTGAGAAGATCGCCCGGAAATACGGCGTGGACTATGCGGTGAAGAAGGACCGCAGCAGCTCCCCGCCCAAGTACCTGATCTTTTTCAAGGGTCGGGACGCGGATGCCCTGACCTCGGCCTTTACTGAGTACACCAACAAGAAGGTCAAAAAAGTGGAGAAATCCGAGCGCCCGTCCGTGTTGGCAAAGCTGAGCCAGTTCAAAGAGCTGGTGAAAAATGCTGTGGTGGATCGCACCAAGCGAAAGGAGCTGGAACGATGA
- a CDS encoding helix-turn-helix domain-containing protein, producing the protein MAVFRVERTGDYTVMSNFHLKDKRLSLKAKGLLSQMLSLPDDWDYTLSGLCFINRESKDAIRSAINELERAGYIRRRQTIDATGKFGANEYSIYERPITDVPSSENPTTEKPITKKPLPENPTQLNTKKSSTQKQNTHRASTDSIPFREPAAAQLPERKGRDAMSVSEIENYRELILENIEYDYLCREFSTYREDLDEIVELMVETVCAKRKTTRIAGSDFPHEVVRSRFLKLDSEHIRFVMDGMQKNTTEVRNMKQYLLAVLFNAPTTISNHYTVQVNHDMNAGGW; encoded by the coding sequence ATGGCTGTTTTTCGTGTGGAACGCACAGGTGATTACACCGTCATGAGTAACTTCCATCTGAAAGACAAACGGTTGTCGTTGAAGGCGAAAGGACTGCTCTCTCAGATGCTGTCTTTGCCGGACGATTGGGACTACACCTTATCTGGTCTTTGTTTTATCAACCGGGAAAGCAAAGACGCCATTCGTTCTGCAATCAACGAACTGGAACGTGCGGGGTATATCCGACGCAGGCAGACTATAGATGCCACCGGAAAATTTGGGGCCAATGAATACAGCATCTATGAGCGCCCCATTACAGATGTTCCGTCATCGGAAAATCCGACAACGGAAAAACCGATAACGAAGAAACCGTTGCCGGAAAATCCGACACAATTAAATACTAAGAAATCAAGTACCCAAAAACAAAATACTCATAGAGCAAGTACCGATTCCATTCCCTTCCGGGAGCCAGCGGCAGCACAGCTGCCGGAACGGAAAGGAAGGGATGCGATGTCTGTCTCAGAGATAGAAAATTATCGGGAATTGATTCTGGAGAACATCGAGTATGACTATCTGTGCAGAGAGTTTTCGACCTACCGTGAGGACCTGGACGAGATTGTGGAGCTGATGGTGGAGACCGTTTGTGCCAAACGTAAAACCACTCGGATCGCTGGCAGCGACTTTCCCCATGAAGTCGTGCGCTCCCGGTTCTTGAAGCTGGATAGCGAGCATATCCGATTTGTCATGGACGGTATGCAAAAAAACACCACGGAGGTCCGCAATATGAAACAGTATTTGCTTGCAGTGCTGTTCAACGCGCCCACCACGATCAGCAATCACTACACCGTACAAGTCAATCACGATATGAACGCAGGCGGCTGGTAA